From one Bacteroidales bacterium genomic stretch:
- the purN gene encoding phosphoribosylglycinamide formyltransferase gives MKKIAIFASGSGSNAENIARYFENHKHIKVDLILSNKKNAYVLERAKKLNIASYVFSKDELYNTNKIKDLLLYKNIDLIVLAGFLLLIPKHLINAFPNRIINIHPALLPKYGGKGMYGDRVHQKVLENQDKESGITIHYVNEHYDEGQIIHQSKFTVKPDDRVEDIAQKAHELEYKYYPRVIEQLLSK, from the coding sequence ATGAAAAAGATCGCTATATTTGCTTCCGGTTCAGGCTCAAATGCCGAAAACATCGCCCGGTATTTTGAAAACCACAAACATATCAAAGTGGATTTAATTCTGTCAAACAAAAAAAACGCCTATGTATTAGAAAGAGCGAAGAAACTCAATATAGCCTCCTATGTCTTCTCCAAAGATGAACTATACAATACCAATAAAATCAAAGATCTTTTGTTATACAAAAACATCGACCTAATTGTTTTAGCCGGTTTTCTACTTTTGATTCCAAAACATTTAATCAATGCTTTTCCCAACCGGATCATCAATATTCATCCTGCTTTACTGCCTAAATACGGAGGCAAGGGAATGTATGGAGACCGGGTGCACCAAAAAGTTCTTGAAAACCAAGATAAAGAGAGTGGGATTACCATTCATTATGTTAATGAACATTACGATGAGGGACAAATCATTCACCAGTCAAAGTTTACAGTAAAACCGGATGATCGTGTTGAGGACATTGCCCAAAAAGCTCATGAGTTGGAATATAAGTATTATCCCAGGGTAATAGAACAACTGCTGAGCAAATAA
- a CDS encoding acyl carrier protein, with translation MAEDIASRVKAIIVDKLGVEENEVTNEASFTNDLGADSLDTVELIMEFEKEFNISIPDDQAENISTVGEAVKYIEENAQ, from the coding sequence ATGGCAGAAGATATTGCATCTCGCGTAAAGGCAATCATTGTAGATAAGTTGGGCGTAGAAGAAAATGAAGTTACTAATGAGGCCAGCTTCACAAATGATTTAGGTGCTGATTCTCTAGACACTGTAGAGTTGATCATGGAATTTGAAAAAGAGTTTAATATTTCAATTCCTGATGATCAGGCAGAAAATATCAGTACTGTTGGAGAAGCGGTGAAGTATATTGAAGAAAACGCGCAATGA